One bacterium genomic window, ACTGCGAAGCTAGGCCTCCCCAGATCTGGCAGCGCCGCTGCGGCCGTGGTGTAGACGGCACATGTGCCGGCGACAACGAAGACAAGGCGCGGGCTTTTCAGGAGTCGTTCGAAAACGAGCTTGGCAAGTGATAGGGGACACAAACATGATCCGCCGCATGGCCGTGCTCGCGCTTGTCCTTTTTCTGGCCGATTCCAGCCCGGCATGCCGTGCGGGAGCCCAAACAGAACCGGAGCGTGTTCGCGCGTTCTCGACCCAACAGCTCAAAGAAGGCTGCCGCTTCCCAACGGCGCTTGTTCGCTTTCCTCTCGACGACGTCGCTCGGAATGTCCGTCTCTACTACATCGATTGCGGTTCGGCTGGAACTCGTCGAGTTGTAGGAGTGGGCGGACGCGGAATGCTCATTGTTGAAGACATTGCCACGTTCAACCGGTTTCTAGAGTGGGCGGAGGTGCGGATCGACGATGAGGCCACCGCTCTCAAGGTCGTCCGGGCGTTCTTGGATCTATCCCGAATTCGAGCCGCAAATGAGTACGGAATCGTCACGAGTCCCGATCGAATACCCTTTGCCTCGGCGGACGCAGATGAGCGTCGTCGGGAGATCTCAGAACGGGTCCGCCTCCGAGCGCCGGTCGTGGTGCGCAACAGCGGCAAGTTCGTTCTTGAGTTCTACGAGTGGTCGCGCTTCGCTGGCGCGCTTTGGCGGTTCAAGGCAACGGTAAACCAGAGCGGAATCGAAGACCTCAACCAGACGCTCGTCATGCAGTGGATCGACGAAGCAGATCTGGTTCAATGAAGGGAGCGCGACGTCGCGCGTGAAGGCCGGAGTCCATGAGCGCCGTGTGCCGCGGCGATCCGGCGTCGTTGGCGTCGGCCCTACGACGGCGCAGGGCTGATCGAGGCACAGAGACTGCGGGCTTGGTGCTCCCTCCCGCGCGATCGTGGACGCCGCTCGCAATCCTGCCCGGTGATTGAGCAGGCCGCTTGGAATGGTCAGTACGTCGGACGTGACGCGACAGTCGTGACATACAGTGCAGGCTGGATCACCGACGCAGTCGGGTGTTGATTCGCCCCAGCCCTGACCAGCCGGGCTTCTTCTTTCTCCCTGCTTCACTTCGCCGCCACCTCACGCCACCGCGCCGGCGGCGCGCTTCGGCCGCTACGCGCTGAAGGGAGGGGTCTGGGGCGACGAGGCGCGGCGGACGGGGCCGTAGGCGTCCTCGTAGCGCTGGAGGTTCTCGGCGAGGGCCGCGGCGAAGGCGTGGAGGTGCGCGGGGGCGGTGACGACGCGGGCGACGATCTGCGGGCCGGGGGGGAGGTCGGCGACGAAGTCGATCACGAACTCCTCGGCGCTGTGGGCGACGATCATCCGGTTGGCGTAGACGCCGCGCTGCATCTCCTCCGAGATCTTCACCGTCATCTCCGGCGCGCCGGCCGGCCGCTGTCCGCGCGGTTCGTCGCTCATCGTCTCCGTCCTTTCGAAACGCGCCGCGCGCTCAGCCCTGAAGGTCGCGCGGGCGCAGACGTCCCGCGAGGGCCAGCACGGCCCCTTCGATCGTCAGGCGCGGGTTGCGGTTGAAGATCGTCAGTTCGCGCCGCAGCCGGTCCACGAGGCGCGGCCGCTCGCGCAGCGGCCCGAGGAGCCGGTCGGCGAGCGGGGCGAGGCGCGCCGCCTGCTCCGCGTCCAGCAGCCGCGGCGGGGCGCCTTCCGCGACGGCCGCGAGGTCGGCGAGGAGCTCCGTCAGCAGGTCGAGCTCGCTCGCGGCGAGGTCGGGCTTCTTCCCGAACTCCTCGCTCGCCGCCGCGGCGAGCTCCGCCGGCAGGCAGGCGTCGAAGCGCTCAAGGATCGCCGTCCACTTCTCGATCCGCTCGCGCTCCTTCTTCGGGTCGCCGTCGAGCGCGCGGGCGATGCTGCCGCGGGCCTGGGCGACGCGCGCCGCGGCCTCGGCCGGCGCGACGCCGCGCGCCGCGAGCAGCCGCGCGAGGTCGGCGTCGCCGAGCGGGCGGAAGCGGATCTGGCGCAGGCGCGATCGGACGGTGATCGGCAGCGACCAGGGCGCGGCCGTGACGAGGACGATCACGCCGTACGACGGCGGCTCCTCGAGCAGCTTGAGCAGCGCGTTCGCCGCGGCGGGGTTCATCTTGTCGGCCGGATCGACGATGTAGATCCGGCGCTCCAGCTCGTACGGGCGCATGCCCATCGAGGCGATGACGTCGCGCGCCTGCAGCACGGAGATGCGCGTCTTCCCCTTCGGCGTCCCGACCAGCCCGACGTCGGGATAGACCGTCGTCGAGTCGGCGTTGGTCGAGCCCTCGCGCATCGCCGTCGTCGCCTCGAGGTCGGC contains:
- a CDS encoding DUF3467 domain-containing protein — encoded protein: MSDEPRGQRPAGAPEMTVKISEEMQRGVYANRMIVAHSAEEFVIDFVADLPPGPQIVARVVTAPAHLHAFAAALAENLQRYEDAYGPVRRASSPQTPPFSA